The Desulfatibacillum aliphaticivorans DSM 15576 genome window below encodes:
- a CDS encoding winged helix-turn-helix transcriptional regulator, which yields MAKSPPKPGKKVRSSESGRPIMALLDLLGRRWALRIIWELRDGPLRFRGLQEASGGLSPTLLNQRLRELREADAVELTDEGYRLTKDGEELFVVLAPLNDWAEKWALRTSNNEVT from the coding sequence ATGGCAAAATCCCCTCCTAAACCAGGGAAAAAAGTGCGCAGCTCCGAGTCGGGCCGTCCGATCATGGCCTTGCTGGACCTGCTGGGACGCCGTTGGGCGTTGAGAATCATATGGGAGTTGAGGGACGGCCCTTTGCGGTTTCGAGGCTTGCAGGAGGCCAGCGGGGGCTTATCGCCCACGCTTTTAAACCAGCGATTGAGGGAGCTTAGGGAGGCGGACGCCGTGGAGTTGACCGACGAAGGCTATCGCCTGACCAAGGACGGAGAGGAGTTGTTCGTCGTACTGGCGCCGTTGAATGACTGGGCGGAAAAGTGGGCGTTAAGAACATCGAATAATGAGGTAACTTGA
- a CDS encoding carboxymuconolactone decarboxylase family protein yields MTQQRIAMVNPPYEQETKEELEKMMPPGIEPLKLFKTIAQNPRVLKKFRKGNLLDRGSIDRRDREIVILRTCARCGSEYEWGVHTAYFAERFGISSEQITATVRGDGQSPCWEEKDRLLIRMVDELHDSAQISDDLWNGLAEAWNPDQLVELIVLTGFYHTVSFVTNGAKVELEEFAARFPDKA; encoded by the coding sequence ATGACCCAACAACGCATAGCCATGGTAAATCCGCCTTATGAACAGGAAACAAAGGAAGAGCTGGAAAAGATGATGCCTCCGGGCATAGAGCCTTTGAAGCTCTTCAAAACAATCGCCCAAAATCCGCGAGTGCTGAAAAAATTCCGCAAGGGGAACCTGTTGGACAGGGGCTCTATCGATCGCCGCGATCGGGAAATCGTCATCCTGCGCACCTGCGCCCGGTGCGGTTCGGAATATGAATGGGGCGTGCACACGGCCTATTTCGCCGAACGATTCGGTATTTCATCGGAACAGATCACCGCTACGGTGCGCGGCGACGGCCAAAGTCCGTGTTGGGAAGAGAAGGACCGTCTGTTAATTCGGATGGTGGATGAGTTGCACGATTCCGCCCAAATTTCCGACGATCTATGGAATGGGCTCGCCGAAGCCTGGAACCCGGATCAGTTGGTGGAGTTGATCGTCCTGACCGGCTTTTACCACACGGTTTCCTTTGTCACGAATGGGGCGAAAGTGGAGTTGGAGGAGTTCGCCGCCCGATTCCCGGACAAGGCGTAG
- a CDS encoding YqaE/Pmp3 family membrane protein, translated as MKDNKIIMLILCLLLPPVAVFLKSGVGTPLIINIILCIFFYVPGIVHALWVSFK; from the coding sequence ATGAAAGACAACAAAATCATCATGCTTATTCTTTGCCTGCTTCTTCCCCCGGTAGCTGTTTTTTTGAAAAGCGGCGTGGGAACGCCGTTGATCATAAACATCATCCTGTGCATCTTCTTTTACGTGCCGGGCATTGTCCACGCCCTGTGGGTTAGTTTCAAGTAA